From the Bdellovibrio sp. ArHS genome, one window contains:
- a CDS encoding Ku protein — MRSNIWKGSISFGLLNIPVSLQSAQQDRDIHFSLLDGKDLAHIQYRKINAKTGREVPYDRIVKGFEYKSGQYVVMNDSDFDRANPKATKTIDIEDFVLLDEIDTMLFEKPYYLAPQKGAEKGYFLLKEALEHTRKVAVAKIVIRTKQHLCAIMARGEYLVLELLRFSHAVKDVKEVDYMKDVNKKVHFSERELKMAEDLIKGMTSKWKPDKYKDTYYEDLMKRIQAKVKQGKGKYVEEKPKEERVEESTNVIDLLPLLRKSIEAKNKKERTAARTPTKRAASSGRR, encoded by the coding sequence ATGCGTTCAAATATTTGGAAGGGCAGCATTAGCTTTGGTCTTTTGAATATTCCCGTGTCGTTGCAAAGTGCTCAGCAGGACCGGGACATCCATTTTTCTCTTCTTGATGGGAAAGATCTGGCCCACATCCAATATCGAAAAATAAACGCCAAAACAGGACGGGAAGTTCCCTACGATCGCATCGTCAAAGGCTTTGAATATAAGTCGGGTCAATACGTGGTCATGAATGATTCCGACTTTGACCGGGCCAATCCCAAGGCAACCAAAACGATTGATATCGAAGACTTCGTTTTGCTGGATGAAATCGACACTATGCTTTTTGAAAAGCCCTATTATCTGGCCCCGCAAAAAGGGGCGGAAAAAGGATATTTCCTTTTAAAAGAAGCCTTAGAGCACACCCGAAAAGTTGCCGTGGCGAAAATCGTGATCCGTACGAAGCAACATCTTTGTGCCATCATGGCTCGGGGAGAATATTTGGTTCTTGAACTGTTGCGGTTTTCTCATGCAGTGAAAGACGTCAAAGAAGTCGACTATATGAAGGATGTTAATAAGAAAGTGCACTTTTCTGAGCGAGAGCTGAAGATGGCCGAGGACCTGATCAAGGGGATGACATCCAAGTGGAAGCCCGACAAATACAAGGACACATATTATGAAGACCTTATGAAAAGGATTCAGGCTAAAGTGAAGCAGGGCAAAGGGAAATACGTCGAAGAGAAACCCAAAGAAGAGCGCGTGGAAGAATCCACCAATGTCATCGATCTTTTGCCACTTCTTAGAAAGAGTATAGAAGCCAAAAATAAAAAGGAACGTACCGCAGCTCGTACGCCGACAAAGCGGGCCGCTAGTTCGGGCAGGAGGTAA
- a CDS encoding ABC transporter ATP-binding protein, with protein MSLVLNDVRKSFRQGETEIQVLKGLDVSIEPGQVVSIVGQSGSGKSTLLSILAGLERADGGEILVDKVNLTPLSEQEITLFRAQNIAIVFQQYHLIAHLTALENVMLALEILKMERPRERAQEALEELGLGHRLNHFPSQLSGGECQRVAIARALVVKPKILLADEPSGNLDTHTGDKVMDVFFDIVRKHKITTILVTHSEALAKKCERTLRLEEGRLREV; from the coding sequence GTGAGTTTAGTTCTGAACGACGTCCGTAAAAGTTTTCGCCAAGGTGAAACCGAAATCCAGGTTCTTAAGGGACTGGATGTTTCTATCGAACCGGGGCAGGTTGTTTCCATCGTCGGACAATCGGGCAGCGGTAAGTCCACTTTGCTTTCTATTTTAGCGGGTCTGGAGCGAGCTGACGGCGGGGAAATCCTGGTCGACAAAGTAAATCTGACGCCTTTAAGTGAACAAGAAATCACTCTTTTCCGGGCCCAAAATATTGCGATCGTTTTTCAGCAGTATCACCTCATTGCGCATTTGACAGCCTTGGAAAATGTGATGTTGGCGTTGGAAATTTTAAAAATGGAACGCCCTCGCGAAAGGGCGCAAGAAGCTCTGGAAGAGTTAGGCTTGGGACATCGTCTGAATCACTTCCCAAGTCAGCTCAGCGGAGGCGAGTGCCAACGTGTCGCCATTGCCAGAGCCCTGGTCGTAAAACCCAAGATTCTTCTGGCCGATGAACCCAGTGGAAATTTAGACACCCATACGGGTGATAAAGTGATGGATGTGTTCTTCGATATTGTTCGTAAACACAAAATCACTACGATTCTAGTTACCCACAGTGAAGCTTTGGCAAAAAAATGTGAAAGGACTCTTCGTCTTGAAGAAGGTCGTTTGAGGGAAGTCTAA
- a CDS encoding FtsX-like permease family protein has product MLFRLAFRELLRSWRFGSFFIFNLSLGLTGFVSLQAFNTALEAEIAANAKSILSADLAVSARRELTEEEVKRMRGVYPSGTAESKVYEFFAMISSAKGSRLVLVKAIDQAYPFYGELELESGAVIQNQTAKSILNSETAWIYPELKSQLGLDVGDEIKLGNLNLKITDLIKKDATQTFRAANLAPRVFINRELLPKSGLLQFGSTFSMAYLLKFPANVNEMVVRESMYHALIDPGVSVETPSSAGEDSGRQLGYLSDYLGLVSIVALFMSALGAAYIYRLFLSTRMKEIAILRTLGLQSWQAVSVYILQASLLGLIATIPTLLLSHLILPILSKLLASFTPFDLQPQVTLQAFLVCLFMAVFGSFIVSLPFLVKIFDLRANKLFSEEKFAVGEGPRRYWPFLPSLILFYFLSVYQAHSWKTGSAFVGALIAVILLLLVIGYATVKLAGTLRHFQSWYLRFSFLSLSRRAGASLAIFVALGLGALLINILPQLKNSLQAEFQFEGRGKVPSLFMFDIQDEQLSGVQKVLQENQVQPLGLSPLVRARILKVNGQDYERKIEEQGFKTREEEREARFRNRGINLSYRHDLSSSEYIVEGRPFSGSYNPDSQTKAELSVEVRFADRMGFHVGDTLVFDVQGVEVEGQIINLRKVKWTSFQPNFFILVQNGVLNEAPKTWIAAVPFLSEERRAQLQNEMAAQFSNVSVIDVVRTVDDVLKTAEKMSWSLELMAALALVTGYIVLFSIVRSQIKLRRWELNMLKILGASGGEVACFILAEFAFLAFLSALAGALLSIVVSFSLNTFIFESDFKLSWSQPLTSVALITALSLLISFLASLDIVKESALGILREEK; this is encoded by the coding sequence ATGTTATTCAGACTGGCATTCCGTGAACTTCTGCGCAGTTGGCGCTTTGGTTCGTTTTTTATTTTCAATTTGAGTTTAGGACTGACGGGTTTTGTTTCTCTGCAGGCATTCAACACAGCTCTGGAAGCGGAAATTGCTGCGAATGCCAAATCCATTCTGTCGGCAGATCTGGCGGTCTCGGCGCGCCGTGAATTGACGGAAGAGGAAGTAAAAAGAATGCGCGGGGTCTATCCCTCAGGAACCGCGGAATCCAAAGTTTACGAATTTTTCGCGATGATCAGTTCCGCCAAAGGTTCACGCTTGGTCTTAGTGAAGGCGATCGATCAGGCCTATCCCTTTTACGGCGAATTAGAACTGGAATCGGGCGCCGTCATTCAAAACCAGACGGCGAAGTCGATTTTAAATTCCGAAACGGCTTGGATCTATCCCGAACTCAAGTCCCAATTGGGATTGGATGTTGGCGATGAAATCAAGCTTGGTAATTTGAATCTTAAAATCACGGATCTGATAAAAAAAGACGCCACACAAACTTTCAGAGCCGCCAATCTGGCGCCGCGGGTGTTTATCAACCGCGAACTGCTGCCAAAGTCGGGACTTCTGCAATTTGGAAGTACTTTCAGCATGGCGTATTTGTTGAAATTTCCCGCCAATGTCAATGAAATGGTGGTGCGTGAAAGCATGTATCATGCCTTGATTGATCCGGGCGTTTCCGTCGAAACGCCATCATCTGCCGGTGAAGATTCGGGGCGACAGTTGGGCTATCTGTCGGACTATCTGGGTCTTGTTTCCATCGTCGCTCTTTTTATGTCAGCTTTGGGGGCGGCCTACATCTATCGTCTTTTCCTATCCACGCGAATGAAAGAAATTGCGATCTTAAGAACCTTGGGGTTGCAAAGTTGGCAAGCTGTGAGCGTTTACATTCTTCAGGCTTCTTTATTGGGTTTGATTGCGACTATACCAACGCTGCTTTTAAGTCATTTGATTTTGCCTATTCTAAGTAAACTTCTGGCAAGCTTTACGCCCTTTGATTTGCAACCTCAGGTGACGTTGCAAGCCTTCTTGGTTTGTCTTTTTATGGCGGTATTTGGCAGCTTTATCGTCAGCCTGCCGTTCTTGGTGAAGATTTTTGATCTGCGCGCGAATAAACTTTTCAGTGAAGAAAAATTTGCGGTGGGCGAAGGACCAAGACGTTACTGGCCCTTTCTGCCAAGTCTTATTCTTTTTTATTTTTTAAGTGTCTATCAGGCGCATTCGTGGAAGACGGGAAGTGCCTTTGTCGGGGCTTTGATTGCGGTTATTCTATTGTTGTTAGTTATTGGATACGCCACAGTGAAACTGGCGGGAACTCTAAGGCATTTTCAAAGCTGGTACCTGAGGTTCAGCTTCCTCAGCCTTTCTCGTCGTGCCGGGGCCAGCCTGGCCATCTTTGTGGCATTGGGTTTAGGGGCTTTGCTGATCAATATCCTTCCGCAGCTAAAAAACTCTTTACAGGCCGAGTTTCAGTTTGAAGGACGGGGCAAAGTTCCTTCGCTGTTTATGTTTGATATTCAGGACGAGCAGCTTTCCGGTGTACAGAAGGTCCTGCAAGAAAATCAGGTGCAGCCCTTAGGTCTATCACCCTTGGTTCGCGCGCGCATTCTTAAGGTGAATGGTCAGGACTATGAACGGAAAATTGAAGAACAAGGATTTAAAACCCGCGAAGAAGAACGGGAAGCTCGTTTTCGCAATCGAGGTATTAATCTTTCTTATCGTCATGACCTTTCAAGCTCTGAGTATATTGTCGAAGGTCGGCCTTTTTCCGGGAGCTACAATCCTGATAGTCAAACTAAGGCAGAACTTTCTGTCGAAGTTCGATTCGCCGACAGAATGGGATTTCATGTTGGCGACACCTTGGTTTTTGATGTGCAGGGGGTTGAGGTCGAAGGTCAGATCATCAATCTTCGCAAAGTGAAATGGACAAGTTTTCAGCCGAATTTCTTTATCCTGGTTCAAAACGGTGTTTTGAACGAAGCACCCAAAACCTGGATTGCTGCCGTCCCCTTTCTGTCTGAGGAAAGAAGAGCTCAGCTTCAGAATGAAATGGCGGCACAGTTTTCTAATGTGTCTGTGATTGATGTCGTGCGAACAGTGGACGATGTTTTAAAGACCGCCGAAAAGATGAGTTGGTCTTTGGAACTTATGGCGGCCTTGGCCTTGGTGACGGGCTATATCGTACTTTTTTCGATTGTGCGCAGTCAGATCAAACTTCGTCGTTGGGAACTAAACATGCTTAAAATTCTGGGCGCCTCCGGGGGCGAAGTCGCTTGTTTCATCTTGGCTGAATTCGCTTTCCTGGCATTTCTTTCGGCCTTAGCGGGAGCGCTTTTAAGTATTGTCGTCAGTTTTTCCTTAAACACTTTCATTTTTGAAAGTGACTTCAAGCTGTCCTGGTCCCAACCATTGACTTCCGTTGCACTTATCACCGCCTTAAGCTTATTGATTTCTTTTCTTGCCAGCTTAGATATTGTAAAAGAGAGTGCATTGGGTATCTTACGCGAGGAAAAATAA
- a CDS encoding L-threonylcarbamoyladenylate synthase → MMTPNEALAKAKTILDEGGVIGFPTETVYGLAARIDIPSAIEKIFTTKERPFFDPLIVHVASIEQAKKVTAYWGPATQALAEVFWPGPLTMILPRDPSVNLMITAGLDSVGLRMPNHPLALELLQQVGVPLAAPSANKFGRTSPTSASHVRLEFKNENVFVVDGGDCQIGIESTVLLVRHRPEKVELSILRRGHVLKSDIEKVLADKGFTFEFLESVDKRESPGHMKHHYMPPVPLIVCLEASREPSDVLREVNQKIGQLPDEIESIKIIKPKEGIVTHAVLRLSEDPLLATREFYGKLREVAAQGPDCILFYREAHQSGERWESLFDRLNKAASLIL, encoded by the coding sequence ATGATGACGCCGAACGAGGCCTTGGCAAAAGCAAAAACAATCTTGGATGAGGGGGGAGTCATCGGCTTTCCCACCGAGACGGTCTATGGCCTGGCTGCCCGTATCGACATTCCTTCGGCCATCGAAAAGATTTTCACCACCAAAGAACGTCCTTTTTTTGATCCCTTGATCGTTCACGTGGCTTCTATTGAACAGGCCAAAAAGGTGACCGCTTATTGGGGACCGGCGACTCAGGCGTTGGCGGAAGTTTTTTGGCCGGGACCCTTAACCATGATTTTGCCGCGCGACCCTTCGGTGAATCTGATGATCACGGCGGGGTTGGACTCTGTTGGTTTGCGAATGCCGAATCATCCCTTAGCGTTGGAGCTGCTTCAACAAGTGGGTGTGCCTTTGGCGGCTCCTAGCGCGAATAAATTTGGGCGCACTTCGCCGACATCGGCCAGTCACGTGCGTCTGGAGTTTAAAAATGAAAATGTTTTCGTCGTTGATGGCGGAGACTGTCAGATCGGCATTGAATCCACGGTTCTATTGGTCCGTCACCGTCCCGAAAAAGTAGAGCTTTCTATTTTAAGACGAGGCCACGTTCTTAAGTCAGATATTGAAAAAGTGCTGGCTGATAAGGGCTTCACTTTTGAGTTTCTGGAAAGTGTGGATAAGCGGGAATCCCCGGGCCACATGAAGCATCACTATATGCCTCCGGTGCCTTTGATTGTTTGTCTGGAAGCGAGCAGAGAGCCTTCTGATGTGCTTCGCGAGGTAAATCAAAAAATCGGTCAACTGCCAGACGAAATCGAAAGCATCAAGATCATAAAGCCCAAAGAAGGGATTGTGACCCACGCTGTTTTACGTTTGTCTGAAGATCCTTTGTTGGCGACCCGCGAATTTTACGGAAAACTGCGGGAAGTGGCGGCTCAAGGTCCAGATTGCATTTTGTTTTATCGCGAAGCGCACCAGTCTGGAGAACGCTGGGAATCCCTGTTTGATCGTTTAAATAAAGCGGCTTCTTTGATTTTGTAG
- a CDS encoding arylesterase, with product MRPFLFSHRSLLIVVFLLFSASFSYAQKKLIVLGDSLTEGYGVAKDAAYPALLEKKLHEAGKKEWSVVNSGVSGSTTASAISRMKWLFKSKPEAVLLVLGANDGLRGLKIEDSQKHLSDAIEYANAQKVRVILGGLYMPPNYGVAYTDKFKKMYESLAKKYKVTFIPFVLDKVAGNPKYNLADGIHPNEEGHKIIADNIFQVLKGEL from the coding sequence ATGAGACCTTTTTTATTTTCACATCGAAGTCTTCTTATTGTCGTCTTTCTTCTTTTCTCAGCCTCTTTTTCTTATGCGCAAAAGAAATTAATCGTACTTGGTGATTCTCTCACCGAGGGCTATGGCGTCGCGAAAGATGCCGCATATCCCGCGCTGTTAGAAAAAAAATTGCACGAGGCCGGAAAGAAAGAATGGAGCGTGGTGAATTCTGGTGTGAGCGGCTCTACCACGGCCTCGGCGATCTCGCGCATGAAATGGCTTTTTAAATCCAAACCTGAAGCGGTGCTTTTGGTTTTAGGCGCCAACGATGGATTGCGGGGTTTGAAGATTGAAGACAGTCAAAAACATCTATCTGACGCGATCGAGTACGCCAACGCACAAAAAGTGCGAGTGATTCTTGGTGGACTTTATATGCCGCCAAATTATGGCGTTGCCTACACTGATAAATTCAAAAAAATGTATGAGTCTTTAGCAAAAAAATACAAGGTCACATTCATCCCCTTTGTTTTAGACAAGGTTGCGGGAAATCCAAAATACAATTTAGCTGACGGCATTCATCCCAATGAAGAAGGCCATAAGATAATTGCCGACAACATCTTCCAAGTTCTGAAGGGGGAGCTGTGA
- a CDS encoding RNA-binding protein, translating into MAKKLYVGNLPYSVDDEALHQHFAQFGAVDSAKVIMDRETGRSKGFGFVEMADDTGADAAIEKANGIELSGRAINVSEARPQAPREGGPRRGGFGGGRGGGGGGGRGFGGPRGPRN; encoded by the coding sequence GTGGCTAAGAAATTATACGTGGGCAACTTGCCTTATTCAGTAGACGATGAAGCTCTTCATCAGCACTTCGCACAGTTCGGTGCGGTAGACTCAGCAAAAGTGATCATGGACAGAGAAACAGGCCGTTCTAAAGGTTTCGGTTTTGTTGAAATGGCTGATGATACAGGGGCTGACGCTGCAATTGAAAAAGCAAACGGCATTGAACTTAGCGGTCGTGCTATCAATGTTTCTGAGGCTCGTCCTCAAGCTCCTCGCGAGGGTGGACCTCGTCGTGGTGGCTTCGGCGGCGGTCGCGGTGGCGGCGGCGGTGGTGGTCGTGGTTTCGGTGGTCCTCGCGGTCCTCGTAACTAA
- a CDS encoding GNAT family N-acyltransferase, with amino-acid sequence MINSLAYTSLERVSLNLQSFYQLRLNRIHKFKPKIEMRFEVGPFEIKTVTNVDELKDALALRYEVFHREMLGKRASYGVDVDSFDFDCDHLIIKEKRTDKVVGTYRLNCSLFTQNFYSSKEFMMGHIMQLPGVKLELGRACIHKDHRRGILISLLWKGIAEYMAATEAKLLFGCATVKTDDPRDAALLTRYFEEEGRIFSSFRTRPTLAFTMPMLGYFLDEVRGPLTETQRAQAEELLPPLCRAYLKIGASLGGEPAWDQEFRCIDFLTILQREDLNRTLWKKFKLDGTQV; translated from the coding sequence TTGATCAACTCGTTAGCTTACACAAGTCTTGAACGTGTCTCTTTGAATCTTCAGTCGTTCTATCAGCTGCGTCTGAATAGAATCCATAAGTTTAAACCAAAAATTGAAATGCGTTTTGAAGTGGGGCCCTTTGAAATTAAAACAGTCACAAACGTCGACGAATTAAAGGACGCTTTGGCTTTGCGCTACGAGGTGTTTCACCGCGAAATGCTGGGGAAGAGGGCCTCATACGGCGTCGATGTGGATAGCTTCGATTTTGATTGTGATCACCTTATTATTAAAGAAAAGCGCACTGACAAAGTTGTCGGAACGTACCGGTTGAATTGCTCTTTGTTCACTCAGAACTTCTATTCCTCCAAAGAATTTATGATGGGCCATATTATGCAGCTTCCGGGCGTAAAGCTTGAGTTGGGCCGCGCGTGCATTCATAAAGATCACCGCCGTGGAATCTTGATTTCCTTATTGTGGAAGGGGATTGCAGAGTACATGGCAGCCACAGAAGCTAAATTGCTTTTTGGCTGCGCGACGGTGAAAACAGATGATCCGCGCGACGCCGCTCTTTTGACCCGTTACTTTGAAGAGGAAGGACGCATCTTTTCAAGTTTCCGCACGCGTCCCACATTGGCTTTTACCATGCCGATGCTTGGCTATTTTTTGGATGAAGTTCGCGGCCCTCTCACGGAGACTCAGAGAGCTCAGGCCGAAGAACTTCTTCCGCCTCTTTGTCGGGCCTATTTGAAAATCGGCGCCTCTTTGGGGGGCGAACCCGCCTGGGATCAGGAATTCCGCTGTATTGACTTCCTGACCATTCTTCAGCGCGAGGACCTCAACAGAACTTTATGGAAAAAGTTTAAGTTGGATGGGACTCAAGTATAG
- the ligD gene encoding DNA ligase D has protein sequence MPLKEYVKKRDFKITSEPKSTPRKKRKDQEAHLMFVVQEHHASHLHYDFRLEFNGVLKSWAVPKGPSHDPKIKRLAVEVEDHPVSYGSFEGVIPEKQYGAGRVYIWDTGTWEPIGSVREGLKKGHLEFKLKGKKLHGQWMLLRTGRPASGRKSQWLLVKRTDEYAIPNDEVVPIEDEEGNVRRSTRKASSALKKKRKEHVKRLPDFIRPMLAELVSEVPEGTRWIHETKFDGYRTQAHIEKGKVRLYTRSGLDWSEKYPGILKSLQKLSADNAILDGEIVVLDKEGRSDFQRLQNSLKSHDVNDLIFYVFDLLFLQGEDLRERPLIERKELLKALLADLNQPLIRYSDHMAGHGKALFKEACDYQLEGIISKDQESTYQSRRGSSWVKTKCKLHQEFVIGGYTEGTGARSSFGALLLGVYEGDQLRYVGKVGTGFTEKSIEDILKKFARKEQKKSPFDIKSPRERGTHWLKPGLVAEVTFGNWTSDKILRTAVFLGLREDKSAKEIHIEKAKSLDDVMEAPKRAAKKRPSVSEGTLRQEISNPDKILYAKEKITKLDVTKFYQDYADLILPHLKDRPLNLLRCPEGTSKQCFFQKHISGKIPESLTPVSIKERSGTKSYFTLDSPEGLLALSQMGAFEIHVWGSRREAVEHPDLIVMDFDPGPGVSWKQVVQGAEDLKEILDGLGLKSFLKVSGGKGLHVHIPVAPIYSWDQIKSFSQTLAQEMAQRNPDLYTATLSKKARDKKIFVDYLRNGRGATAVMPYSLRARDKSSVAMPIEWKELRKIKGPDQFTLEKAIEHIKRRKTDPWKDYFKYNQKISILKPVL, from the coding sequence ATGCCTCTTAAGGAATACGTAAAAAAAAGAGATTTCAAAATAACTTCGGAACCGAAATCCACTCCGCGCAAAAAAAGAAAAGACCAGGAGGCGCACTTGATGTTCGTGGTGCAAGAGCATCATGCATCGCACCTGCATTATGATTTTCGACTGGAGTTTAATGGCGTTTTGAAAAGTTGGGCTGTTCCCAAAGGTCCTTCTCACGATCCTAAAATCAAAAGGTTGGCGGTGGAAGTCGAAGATCATCCGGTGTCTTATGGCTCTTTCGAGGGCGTAATACCTGAAAAGCAATATGGGGCCGGACGCGTCTACATTTGGGATACGGGGACCTGGGAACCCATCGGCAGTGTGCGTGAGGGTCTAAAAAAGGGTCATCTTGAGTTTAAACTCAAAGGAAAGAAGTTGCATGGCCAATGGATGTTATTAAGAACAGGCCGCCCCGCAAGCGGTCGCAAATCCCAATGGCTTTTGGTCAAACGAACAGATGAATATGCGATTCCTAACGATGAGGTCGTTCCGATCGAGGATGAAGAGGGGAATGTTCGTCGATCAACGCGAAAGGCTTCGTCGGCTTTAAAAAAAAAGCGCAAAGAACACGTCAAAAGACTGCCTGATTTTATTCGGCCCATGCTGGCAGAGTTGGTTAGTGAGGTTCCAGAGGGTACCAGGTGGATTCACGAGACAAAGTTTGACGGGTATCGAACTCAAGCGCACATCGAAAAAGGAAAAGTCCGTCTTTACACCCGAAGCGGTCTGGACTGGTCCGAAAAGTATCCTGGTATTTTAAAGAGCCTGCAAAAGCTCTCTGCTGACAATGCTATCTTAGACGGCGAAATCGTCGTCTTGGACAAGGAAGGACGCAGTGATTTTCAGCGTCTTCAAAATTCCCTAAAGTCGCATGATGTGAACGATCTTATTTTCTATGTATTTGATCTTCTTTTTTTGCAAGGCGAGGACTTGCGCGAGCGCCCTTTAATAGAACGTAAAGAGCTGCTTAAGGCGCTGCTTGCGGATTTGAACCAGCCCTTGATTCGCTACAGTGATCATATGGCAGGTCACGGAAAGGCGTTATTCAAAGAGGCCTGTGACTACCAGCTTGAAGGAATTATCTCCAAAGATCAGGAGAGCACGTATCAATCTCGTCGGGGCAGTTCCTGGGTGAAGACAAAATGCAAATTGCATCAGGAATTTGTTATCGGTGGCTACACTGAAGGAACGGGCGCCAGATCCTCGTTCGGGGCTTTGCTGTTGGGTGTCTATGAAGGGGATCAATTGCGCTATGTGGGAAAAGTGGGAACGGGATTTACTGAAAAATCGATCGAGGATATTTTAAAAAAATTCGCTCGCAAGGAACAGAAAAAGTCCCCTTTTGACATTAAATCACCTCGAGAACGCGGCACTCACTGGTTGAAGCCGGGCCTGGTTGCCGAAGTGACCTTCGGCAATTGGACGTCGGATAAAATTCTCAGAACCGCGGTGTTTCTCGGCTTGCGTGAGGATAAATCTGCAAAAGAGATTCACATTGAAAAGGCCAAATCTCTGGATGATGTTATGGAAGCGCCGAAAAGGGCCGCAAAGAAACGTCCCAGTGTCTCTGAAGGTACTCTACGCCAAGAAATTTCGAATCCCGACAAAATTCTTTATGCCAAAGAAAAGATCACAAAGCTGGATGTAACGAAGTTTTACCAAGATTACGCAGATCTTATTTTGCCTCACCTGAAAGATCGGCCTCTGAATCTGCTGCGTTGTCCGGAGGGAACTTCGAAACAGTGCTTCTTTCAAAAACACATTTCGGGAAAAATTCCAGAGTCTTTGACTCCTGTCAGTATCAAAGAGCGCAGTGGAACCAAATCCTATTTTACCCTGGATTCGCCAGAAGGACTTTTGGCCCTGTCGCAAATGGGCGCATTTGAAATTCATGTGTGGGGTTCTCGTCGAGAGGCCGTCGAACATCCCGATTTGATAGTCATGGATTTCGACCCTGGTCCGGGGGTTTCTTGGAAACAAGTCGTTCAAGGTGCGGAAGACCTCAAGGAAATTTTAGATGGTCTGGGTTTGAAAAGTTTTTTGAAAGTTTCCGGAGGGAAGGGACTTCATGTTCATATCCCGGTGGCGCCGATTTACAGTTGGGATCAGATAAAATCATTTTCTCAGACCCTGGCGCAGGAAATGGCTCAGCGAAACCCGGATCTTTACACCGCGACTCTTTCCAAGAAAGCGCGCGACAAAAAGATTTTCGTCGATTATCTTCGTAATGGGCGGGGGGCTACGGCCGTGATGCCGTACTCTTTGCGGGCTCGTGACAAAAGTTCTGTGGCGATGCCTATTGAATGGAAAGAATTGCGCAAAATCAAAGGTCCTGATCAATTTACCTTGGAGAAAGCCATCGAACACATAAAGAGAAGAAAAACAGATCCGTGGAAGGACTATTTTAAATACAACCAGAAAATTTCCATTCTTAAGCCGGTCCTATGA